The following coding sequences lie in one Mycobacterium gordonae genomic window:
- a CDS encoding helix-turn-helix transcriptional regulator: MAVARKRRAEPAPALDTQDRSWTFLTNHAHVLLCISTGEELTARELALRVGITERSVQAILTDLTAEGYLLKSKVGRRNVYEVNPDGRLRHPLEATHTVGELVAALS, translated from the coding sequence GTGGCTGTTGCCAGAAAGCGCAGGGCAGAACCCGCGCCTGCGCTCGACACGCAGGACCGAAGCTGGACCTTCCTGACCAACCACGCCCATGTGTTGTTGTGCATCTCGACGGGCGAGGAGTTGACCGCACGGGAGTTGGCGCTGCGAGTCGGTATCACCGAACGCTCGGTGCAGGCGATTTTGACGGACCTCACCGCCGAGGGCTATCTGCTCAAGTCGAAGGTCGGTCGCCGCAACGTCTACGAAGTCAATCCCGACGGCAGGCTGCGTCACCCACTCGAAGCCACCCACACCGTCGGTGAACTGGTCGCCGCGTTGTCCTGA
- a CDS encoding alpha/beta fold hydrolase, which translates to MATHLLTHRGGAGRPLVLVHGLMGRGTTWSRQLPWLTRLGTVYTYDAPWHRGRDVEDPFPISTERFVADLSDAVSSLGTSVVLVGHSMGGLHSWCLAAERPELVSALVVEDMAPDFVGRTTGPWEPWLHALPVEFHSAARVFAEFGPVAGQYFLEAFDRTGTGWRLHGHTARWIEIAAEWGTRDYWTQWRAVRAPTLLIEAGHTVTPFGQMRQMAQRNFPTTYLAVPEAGHLVHDEAPEAYRRAVESFLAGRSQ; encoded by the coding sequence ATGGCCACCCATCTGCTGACCCATCGCGGGGGAGCGGGCAGGCCGCTGGTCTTGGTGCACGGGCTGATGGGACGCGGCACCACCTGGTCGCGGCAGCTGCCCTGGCTCACCCGCCTCGGCACGGTCTACACCTACGACGCTCCCTGGCACCGCGGCCGTGACGTCGAGGACCCCTTCCCGATCAGCACCGAACGTTTCGTCGCCGACCTCTCCGACGCGGTCAGCTCACTGGGCACCTCGGTGGTCCTCGTCGGCCATTCGATGGGCGGATTGCACTCTTGGTGCCTGGCCGCCGAGCGGCCGGAGTTGGTGAGCGCGCTGGTGGTGGAAGACATGGCCCCGGATTTCGTGGGGCGGACCACCGGCCCCTGGGAGCCGTGGTTGCACGCACTGCCGGTCGAATTCCATTCCGCTGCAAGGGTGTTCGCCGAGTTTGGGCCGGTGGCCGGGCAGTATTTCCTGGAGGCGTTCGACCGCACCGGCACGGGCTGGCGGTTACACGGGCACACCGCGAGATGGATTGAGATCGCCGCGGAGTGGGGCACTAGGGACTACTGGACGCAGTGGCGTGCCGTGCGCGCGCCGACGCTGCTGATCGAGGCGGGCCACACCGTCACGCCGTTCGGTCAGATGCGCCAGATGGCCCAAAGAAACTTCCCGACAACGTATTTAGCGGTCCCGGAGGCCGGCCACCTGGTGCACGACGAAGCCCCCGAGGCGTACCGGCGGGCCGTCGAATCATTCTTGGCCGGCAGAAGCCAGTAG
- the mhuD gene encoding mycobilin-forming heme oxygenase MhuD produces MPVVKINAISVPAGAGPELEKRFAHRAHAVDNQPGFLGFQLLRPVKGDDRYFVVTHWESDEAFQAWANGPAKEAHAGERANPVASGASLLEFEVVLDVAGSAQAG; encoded by the coding sequence ATGCCAGTGGTGAAGATCAATGCAATCTCGGTGCCCGCCGGCGCTGGCCCCGAACTGGAAAAACGCTTCGCTCATCGCGCGCATGCGGTGGATAACCAGCCCGGCTTTCTCGGCTTTCAGCTGCTGCGTCCGGTCAAAGGTGACGACCGCTACTTTGTGGTGACACATTGGGAGTCTGATGAAGCGTTCCAGGCCTGGGCGAACGGGCCCGCGAAAGAAGCGCACGCAGGTGAGCGTGCCAACCCCGTGGCCAGTGGCGCGTCGCTGCTGGAATTCGAGGTCGTGCTCGACGTTGCCGGCAGCGCCCAGGCCGGCTAG
- a CDS encoding serine hydrolase has translation MPAAPRPARRRAAQRRALAWSAAAALVVTLTPGCSSSPTPSANAANVGRRIDTSTPPGLRAQQTMDMLNSDWPIGPDGVRTLAAADKVEPVQATMESLWWDRPFTLDSVFIGANVATLQLISSYGARQDVRIHTGDTGEVDRFEVDTQPPPPINTWSDVDAVLSKTGARYSYQVAKVDDGQCDRVAGTNTSQPLPLASIFKLYVLHAVATAVKNGTVSWDDQLTVTAKGKAVGSSGLELAPGDHVSVRTAAEKMIATSDNMATDMLIERVGTHAIERALATAGHHDPASMTPFPTMYELFSIGWGQPDVRERWKNASQQQRAAMLEQANSTDYQPDPFRAHTPASAYGAEWYGNAEDICRVHVALQADAVGAAAPVRQILSAVAGIRLDPAVWPYIGAKAGGLPGDLTFSWYAVDKTGQPWVVSFQLNWLHDHGPTVTSWMLKVAQQVFALVAPR, from the coding sequence TTGCCGGCAGCGCCCAGGCCGGCTAGGCGGCGGGCGGCGCAGCGTCGGGCGCTGGCGTGGAGTGCCGCCGCCGCGCTGGTGGTGACGCTCACCCCCGGGTGCTCTTCCTCACCCACTCCGTCGGCCAATGCGGCGAATGTGGGACGTCGGATCGACACCAGCACGCCACCGGGTTTGCGAGCCCAGCAAACCATGGACATGCTGAACTCCGACTGGCCTATCGGGCCGGACGGAGTGCGTACCCTGGCCGCCGCCGACAAGGTCGAGCCTGTGCAAGCCACCATGGAGAGTCTGTGGTGGGACCGGCCTTTCACGCTGGACTCCGTCTTCATCGGGGCCAACGTCGCGACATTGCAGTTGATCTCCTCCTACGGCGCGCGTCAGGACGTCCGGATCCACACCGGCGATACCGGCGAAGTCGACCGGTTCGAAGTCGACACCCAGCCGCCCCCGCCGATCAACACCTGGTCGGACGTGGATGCGGTGTTGAGCAAGACCGGCGCCCGCTACTCCTATCAGGTGGCCAAGGTCGACGACGGTCAGTGCGACCGGGTAGCGGGCACCAACACCTCCCAACCCCTGCCGTTGGCATCGATCTTCAAACTGTACGTCCTGCACGCCGTGGCGACCGCGGTCAAGAACGGCACGGTGTCCTGGGATGACCAGTTGACGGTGACCGCCAAGGGCAAGGCGGTCGGATCGTCAGGTTTGGAACTGGCTCCCGGCGATCATGTTTCGGTGCGTACGGCGGCCGAGAAGATGATCGCCACCAGTGACAACATGGCCACTGACATGCTGATCGAGCGAGTGGGAACACACGCCATCGAGCGGGCTCTGGCCACCGCCGGGCATCATGATCCGGCCAGCATGACGCCCTTCCCCACCATGTACGAGTTGTTCTCGATCGGCTGGGGCCAGCCCGATGTGCGCGAGCGATGGAAGAACGCATCGCAGCAGCAGCGAGCCGCGATGCTGGAGCAGGCGAATTCCACCGACTACCAGCCTGATCCATTTCGTGCACACACGCCGGCGTCCGCGTACGGTGCGGAGTGGTACGGCAACGCCGAGGACATCTGCCGCGTTCACGTGGCGCTGCAGGCCGATGCCGTGGGCGCGGCCGCGCCGGTGCGCCAGATCCTGTCCGCTGTAGCCGGCATCCGATTGGATCCCGCCGTATGGCCGTACATCGGCGCCAAAGCCGGTGGCCTGCCGGGAGATCTGACGTTCAGTTGGTATGCCGTCGACAAGACCGGGCAGCCGTGGGTCGTCAGTTTCCAGCTGAACTGGCTGCACGACCACGGGCCGACGGTGACCAGCTGGATGCTGAAAGTCGCGCAGCAGGTCTTCGCCCTGGTCGCGCCCCGCTGA
- a CDS encoding histidine phosphatase family protein, translated as MTPAVTRLTLISHAMTDAMAARRFPADEPLSDIGRRQVERLRGDFSALAAPELRTRQTAELSGLHAMIEPQLADLDCGLWRGRGIPAIPPTDLQTWLTDPAAAPHGGESVADLTDRVAGWLKSQDGNMTSTVAVTHPAVIRAAILVALDAPPKSFWRIDIAPVSRTVLHCRAGAWTLRI; from the coding sequence GTGACGCCGGCTGTCACCCGGCTCACGTTGATATCGCATGCCATGACCGACGCCATGGCGGCGCGGCGATTTCCCGCCGACGAGCCGCTCAGTGACATCGGCCGCCGTCAGGTCGAGCGCCTGAGAGGTGACTTTTCGGCGCTCGCCGCCCCCGAACTGCGAACGCGTCAAACCGCGGAACTGTCTGGTCTGCACGCCATGATCGAGCCACAGCTAGCCGATCTGGACTGCGGCCTGTGGCGCGGGCGAGGCATACCGGCCATCCCGCCCACCGACCTGCAGACCTGGCTGACCGACCCGGCGGCGGCGCCGCACGGCGGAGAGTCCGTCGCCGACCTCACCGATCGGGTCGCCGGCTGGCTGAAGTCGCAGGACGGCAACATGACTTCGACGGTGGCGGTCACTCACCCGGCGGTGATCAGGGCGGCGATCCTGGTTGCCCTCGACGCTCCGCCGAAGTCGTTCTGGCGCATCGACATTGCACCCGTCAGCCGCACGGTGCTGCACTGCCGCGCCGGGGCCTGGACGCTGCGGATCTAG
- a CDS encoding CbtA family protein: MEKRLIARGVLAGALGAVLAFLFARVFAEPVIGRAIEFEGAHEHGSQLFSRGVQGNAGLGFGVLFFGIALGALFAVVFCVYYPRSGSIAPQSVSAQMAAAGFVAVYLVPFLKYPPNPPAVGQPDTIGARTLWYLLMVLASVGVAIVALWLARRSVERFGTFHARLLAAGAYGAAVIAVMLALPNVAEVPPGFPAADLYEFRLVSLGAQLVLWTAVGLVFALLASRLLGDGAQAESVGA, translated from the coding sequence GTGGAGAAGCGTCTGATTGCGCGCGGTGTGCTGGCGGGTGCGCTCGGTGCCGTGCTGGCGTTCCTATTCGCCCGGGTGTTCGCCGAGCCTGTCATCGGCCGCGCCATCGAGTTTGAGGGCGCCCACGAGCACGGCAGTCAGCTGTTCTCGCGCGGCGTCCAGGGCAACGCCGGTTTGGGTTTCGGCGTGCTGTTTTTCGGGATCGCGTTGGGCGCGTTGTTTGCGGTGGTGTTCTGCGTCTATTACCCGAGATCGGGAAGCATTGCGCCACAATCGGTTTCGGCGCAAATGGCGGCCGCTGGATTTGTCGCGGTGTACCTGGTGCCATTCCTGAAGTACCCGCCCAATCCGCCCGCGGTCGGTCAACCAGACACGATCGGGGCGCGCACGCTGTGGTATTTGCTGATGGTGCTGGCTTCGGTCGGGGTGGCGATCGTCGCCCTCTGGCTCGCCCGGCGCTCGGTGGAGCGCTTCGGCACGTTCCACGCCAGGCTGCTCGCGGCCGGCGCGTACGGGGCGGCAGTCATCGCCGTCATGCTGGCGCTGCCGAATGTGGCGGAGGTGCCACCCGGCTTTCCCGCTGCGGATCTCTACGAGTTCAGACTGGTCTCGCTGGGTGCCCAGTTGGTGCTGTGGACGGCGGTCGGGCTGGTGTTCGCGCTGCTCGCGAGCAGGTTATTGGGTGATGGGGCGCAGGCGGAGAGCGTCGGGGCGTGA
- a CDS encoding CbtB domain-containing protein → MIVASSETTQVGSVDLSAANAALWLAATAFLALLAIYFVGIDQGAVSLFGSDTHVHEFFHDARHLLGFPCH, encoded by the coding sequence TTGATCGTGGCGAGTTCTGAGACGACGCAGGTCGGTTCGGTTGACCTGTCGGCGGCCAATGCCGCGCTGTGGTTGGCGGCGACTGCTTTCCTGGCACTGTTGGCGATCTACTTCGTCGGCATCGACCAGGGAGCGGTGTCGCTGTTCGGTAGCGACACCCACGTGCACGAGTTCTTCCACGACGCAAGGCATTTGCTCGGCTTCCCGTGCCACTGA
- a CDS encoding PE family protein, with protein sequence MSFVIVTKDLVAAAAADLAGIGSAVGSANKAAATTTTGVVAAAADEVSTGIAALFSVHAQEYQSASAKALASTTQIVQALKASAGAYGSAEAANIVGLNLQDLINLPFRTLFGRGLIGNGANGAAPGANGGDGGFLWGNGGNGAPGLAAGQAGGNGGNAGLFGSGGNGGAGGPGGNGGSGGSALLWGNGGLGGAGGAGIAGVNGVNPATSPASTGNPGVAPGGAGKAGTDAFLFQVGQDGGAGGHGADSLAAGGGGPGGDGGIGGSGASGGVGTAGGNGGVGGHGGFLVGDGGDGGVGGAGGSGGAGAQGGTGGAGGGGGDDINASGGRGGDGGNGGDGGTGGDGGAGGNGGAGGGSGLWGRSGSAGFGGLGGAAGSGGPGGNGGGAGQGGSGSVSLGFTGSPGNPGNQGAGGTPGLNGNPG encoded by the coding sequence ATGTCGTTCGTGATAGTGACAAAAGACCTGGTAGCGGCCGCGGCCGCGGACCTTGCCGGCATCGGTTCGGCGGTCGGCTCGGCCAACAAGGCGGCGGCCACGACGACAACCGGTGTGGTGGCCGCGGCGGCCGACGAAGTCTCGACGGGCATCGCGGCGCTATTCAGCGTCCACGCACAGGAGTACCAATCGGCCAGCGCCAAGGCATTGGCGTCCACCACCCAAATTGTGCAGGCATTGAAGGCGAGTGCGGGTGCGTACGGCAGCGCGGAAGCCGCCAACATCGTCGGGCTCAATCTGCAGGATCTGATCAACTTGCCGTTCCGAACGCTGTTCGGGCGCGGGCTCATCGGCAACGGCGCCAACGGGGCGGCTCCGGGCGCCAACGGCGGTGACGGCGGGTTCCTCTGGGGTAACGGTGGTAACGGTGCGCCAGGTCTAGCTGCAGGACAGGCGGGTGGCAACGGCGGAAATGCCGGGCTGTTCGGCAGTGGCGGAAATGGCGGGGCCGGCGGACCCGGCGGGAACGGGGGCAGCGGTGGCAGCGCCTTACTGTGGGGCAACGGCGGGCTCGGTGGCGCCGGCGGTGCCGGAATCGCCGGTGTCAACGGGGTCAACCCTGCGACCAGCCCTGCGTCGACGGGTAATCCCGGGGTGGCGCCCGGCGGAGCCGGCAAAGCGGGAACCGACGCCTTCCTTTTCCAAGTTGGACAAGACGGCGGGGCCGGCGGCCACGGTGCAGACAGCCTCGCTGCCGGCGGCGGAGGTCCAGGTGGGGACGGCGGTATCGGCGGCTCCGGCGCATCCGGCGGCGTCGGAACCGCCGGTGGCAATGGTGGTGTCGGTGGTCACGGGGGGTTCCTGGTGGGCGACGGCGGCGACGGCGGCGTGGGCGGAGCCGGCGGATCTGGGGGCGCTGGCGCCCAAGGGGGAACCGGCGGAGCCGGGGGCGGCGGCGGCGACGATATCAACGCCTCCGGCGGCAGGGGCGGTGATGGCGGTAATGGCGGTGATGGCGGGACTGGCGGGGACGGCGGCGCCGGCGGCAATGGCGGTGCCGGCGGTGGGAGCGGGCTGTGGGGTCGTTCCGGCAGCGCTGGGTTCGGCGGCCTGGGCGGCGCCGCGGGTAGCGGTGGACCCGGCGGCAATGGCGGAGGCGCTGGTCAGGGAGGGTCAGGGTCCGTCAGCCTCGGGTTCACCGGGTCGCCCGGTAATCCCGGTAACCAGGGAGCCGGTGGGACGCCCGGCTTGAACGGCAACCCCGGCTGA
- the clpC1 gene encoding ATP-dependent protease ATP-binding subunit ClpC encodes MFERFTDRARRVVVLAQEEARMLNHNYIGTEHILLGLIHEGEGVAAKSLESLGISLEGVRSQVEEIIGQGQQAPSGHIPFTPRAKKVLELSLREALQLGHNYIGTEHILLGLIREGEGVAAQVLVKLGAELTRVRQQVIQLLSGYQGKEAAEAGTGGRGGESGSPSTSLVLDQFGRNLTAAAMEGKLDPVIGREKEIERVMQVLSRRTKNNPVLIGEPGVGKTAVVEGLAQAIVHGEVPETLKDKQLYTLDLGSLVAGSRYRGDFEERLKKVLKEINTRGDIILFIDELHTLVGAGAAEGAIDAASILKPKLARGELQTIGATTLDEYRKYIEKDAALERRFQPVQVGEPTVEHTIEILKGLRDRYEAHHRVSITDGALVAAATLADRYINDRFLPDKAIDLIDEAGARMRIRRMTAPPDLREFDEKIAEARREKESAIDAQDFEKAASLRDREKQLVAQRAEREKQWRSGDLDVVAEVDDEQIAEVLGNWTGIPVFKLTEAETTRLLRMEDELHKRIIGQVDAVKAVSKAIRRTRAGLKDPKRPSGSFIFAGPSGVGKTELSKALANFLFGDDDALIQIDMGEFHDRFTASRLFGAPPGYVGYEEGGQLTEKVRRKPFSVVLFDEIEKAHQEIYNSLLQVLEDGRLTDGQGRTVDFKNTVLIFTSNLGTSDISKPVGLGFTQGGGANDYERMKQKVNDELKKHFRPEFLNRIDDIIVFHQLTKDEIIQMVDLMIGRVANQLKSKDMALDLTDKAKSLLAKRGFDPVLGARPLRRTIQREIEDQLSEKILFDEVGPGQVVTVDVDNWDGEGTGEDAVFTFTGTRKPPAEPDLAKAGAPSTG; translated from the coding sequence ATGTTCGAAAGATTTACCGACCGTGCCCGCAGGGTCGTCGTCCTGGCGCAAGAAGAGGCCCGGATGCTCAACCACAACTACATCGGCACCGAACACATCCTCCTGGGTCTGATCCACGAGGGCGAGGGCGTCGCGGCCAAGTCGCTGGAGTCGCTGGGAATCTCGCTGGAAGGTGTGCGCAGCCAGGTCGAGGAGATCATCGGCCAAGGTCAGCAGGCGCCGTCCGGGCACATCCCGTTCACGCCGCGGGCGAAGAAGGTTCTCGAGCTGAGCCTTCGTGAAGCGTTGCAGCTCGGCCACAACTACATCGGTACCGAGCACATCCTGCTCGGCCTGATCCGTGAGGGCGAGGGTGTGGCGGCCCAGGTGCTGGTCAAGCTGGGCGCTGAACTGACCCGGGTGCGCCAGCAGGTGATCCAGCTGCTGAGCGGCTACCAGGGCAAGGAAGCCGCCGAAGCCGGCACCGGCGGGCGGGGCGGCGAATCCGGCAGCCCCTCCACATCGCTGGTGCTCGACCAGTTCGGCCGCAACCTGACCGCGGCGGCCATGGAGGGCAAGCTCGACCCGGTCATCGGCCGCGAGAAGGAAATCGAGCGGGTCATGCAGGTGCTGTCCCGCCGCACCAAGAACAACCCGGTGCTGATCGGCGAGCCCGGCGTCGGCAAGACGGCCGTGGTCGAGGGTCTCGCTCAGGCGATCGTGCACGGCGAGGTTCCCGAGACGCTCAAGGACAAGCAGCTCTACACGTTGGACCTGGGATCGCTGGTCGCGGGTTCGCGCTATCGCGGTGATTTCGAGGAACGCCTGAAGAAGGTGCTCAAGGAGATCAACACCCGCGGCGACATCATCTTGTTCATCGACGAGCTGCACACGCTGGTCGGTGCGGGTGCCGCCGAAGGCGCCATCGACGCGGCCAGCATCCTCAAGCCCAAGCTAGCCCGCGGCGAGCTGCAGACTATCGGCGCCACCACGCTCGACGAGTACCGCAAGTACATCGAGAAGGACGCCGCACTCGAGCGCCGTTTCCAGCCGGTGCAGGTGGGCGAGCCGACGGTGGAGCACACCATCGAGATCCTCAAGGGTCTGCGCGACCGCTACGAGGCTCACCACCGGGTGTCCATCACCGACGGTGCGCTGGTGGCCGCGGCCACCCTGGCCGACCGCTACATCAACGACCGGTTCCTGCCGGACAAGGCGATCGACCTGATCGACGAGGCCGGCGCCCGGATGCGGATCCGCCGGATGACCGCACCGCCAGACCTGCGCGAGTTCGACGAAAAGATCGCCGAGGCGCGCCGGGAGAAGGAATCGGCGATCGACGCCCAGGACTTCGAGAAGGCCGCCAGCCTGCGGGACCGCGAGAAGCAACTGGTCGCGCAGCGTGCCGAGCGTGAAAAGCAGTGGCGCTCTGGCGATCTCGACGTCGTCGCCGAGGTCGACGATGAGCAGATCGCCGAGGTGCTGGGCAACTGGACCGGCATCCCGGTGTTCAAGCTCACCGAGGCCGAGACCACGCGTCTGCTGCGCATGGAGGACGAGCTGCACAAGCGGATCATCGGCCAGGTGGACGCCGTCAAGGCGGTTTCCAAGGCCATTCGTCGTACCCGTGCCGGGCTGAAAGACCCGAAGCGCCCGTCGGGCTCGTTCATCTTCGCCGGCCCGTCCGGTGTCGGTAAGACCGAGCTGTCCAAGGCGCTGGCCAACTTCTTGTTCGGCGACGATGATGCGCTCATCCAGATCGACATGGGCGAGTTCCACGACCGCTTCACCGCGTCGCGGCTGTTCGGTGCCCCTCCTGGTTACGTCGGCTACGAAGAGGGCGGTCAGCTCACCGAGAAGGTGCGGCGTAAGCCGTTCTCGGTGGTGTTGTTCGACGAGATCGAAAAGGCGCACCAGGAGATCTACAACAGCCTGTTGCAGGTGCTCGAGGACGGCCGGCTCACCGACGGTCAGGGCCGCACGGTGGACTTCAAGAACACCGTGCTGATCTTCACGTCGAACCTGGGGACTTCCGACATCTCCAAGCCGGTGGGTCTGGGCTTCACTCAGGGCGGTGGTGCCAACGACTACGAGCGGATGAAGCAGAAGGTCAACGACGAGCTGAAGAAGCACTTCCGGCCGGAATTCCTCAACCGTATCGACGACATCATCGTCTTCCACCAGTTGACGAAGGACGAGATCATCCAGATGGTCGATCTGATGATCGGCCGCGTCGCCAACCAGCTCAAGAGCAAGGACATGGCTCTGGATCTGACCGACAAGGCCAAGTCGCTGCTCGCTAAGCGGGGCTTCGACCCGGTGCTGGGTGCGCGTCCGCTGCGGCGCACCATCCAGCGCGAGATCGAGGACCAGCTGTCGGAGAAGATCCTCTTCGACGAGGTCGGTCCGGGTCAGGTCGTCACCGTCGACGTGGACAACTGGGATGGCGAGGGCACCGGCGAGGACGCGGTGTTCACCTTCACCGGAACGCGCAAGCCGCCGGCCGAGCCGGACCTGGCCAAGGCCGGTGCGCCGAGCACCGGATAG
- the lsr2 gene encoding histone-like nucleoid-structuring protein Lsr2, translated as MAKKVTVTLVDDFDGAGSADETVEFGLDGVTYEIDLSSKNATKLRNDLKQWVAAGRRVGGRRRGRSGSGRGRGAIDREQSAAIREWARRNGHNVSTRGRIPADVIDAFHAAT; from the coding sequence ATGGCGAAAAAAGTGACCGTCACCTTGGTCGATGATTTCGACGGTGCCGGCTCCGCCGACGAAACGGTCGAATTCGGGCTTGACGGGGTGACCTATGAGATCGACCTTTCGAGTAAGAATGCGACGAAGCTGCGCAATGACCTTAAGCAATGGGTTGCTGCCGGCCGTCGCGTGGGCGGTAGGCGGCGCGGGCGATCCGGCTCGGGTCGTGGCCGCGGAGCAATCGACCGCGAACAGAGCGCCGCGATCCGCGAGTGGGCACGCCGCAACGGCCACAATGTGTCCACCCGTGGCCGTATTCCGGCCGATGTGATCGACGCGTTCCACGCCGCCACCTAG
- the lysS gene encoding lysine--tRNA ligase, whose product MSAADRDADKDPVEDLPEQFRIRRDKRARLLAEGRDPYPVAIERTHTLAEVRAAHPELPIDTATDDVVGVAGRVVFARNTGKLCFATLQDGDGAQLQAMISLDRVGQAALDAWKADVDLGDIVFLHGTVISSRRGELSVLADSWQMVAKSLRPLPVAHKEMSEEARVRQRYVDLIVRPQARSVARQRIAVIRAIRNALERRGFLEVETPILQTLAGGAAARPFITHSNALDIDLYLRIAPELFLKRCIVGGFDKVFELNRVFRNEGTDSTHSPEFSMLETYQTYGTYDDSAVVTRELIQEVADEAIGTRQLPMPDGSVYNIDGEWATLQMYSSLSKALGEEITPETSVERLREIATQLDVEIPDNRGFGHGKLVEELWEHAVGNTLTAPTFVRDFPVETTPLTRHHRSTRGVTEKWDLYVRGMELATGYSELNDPVVQRDRFADQARAAAAGDDEAMQLDEDFLAALEFGMPPCTGTGMGIDRLLMCLTGLSIRETVLFPIVRPHSN is encoded by the coding sequence GTGAGTGCCGCCGATCGAGACGCCGATAAAGATCCCGTCGAGGATCTTCCCGAGCAGTTCCGGATCCGTCGGGATAAGCGAGCGCGGCTGCTCGCCGAAGGCCGCGACCCCTACCCGGTGGCGATTGAGCGGACGCACACGCTGGCGGAGGTTCGCGCCGCGCACCCGGAGCTGCCCATCGACACCGCGACCGATGACGTGGTCGGTGTCGCGGGCCGGGTGGTATTCGCCCGCAACACCGGAAAATTGTGTTTTGCGACACTTCAGGACGGCGACGGCGCTCAGCTGCAGGCCATGATCAGCCTTGACCGGGTTGGTCAGGCGGCCCTGGATGCCTGGAAGGCCGACGTCGATCTGGGCGACATCGTCTTCCTGCACGGCACCGTGATCAGCTCACGTCGCGGCGAACTTTCTGTCCTCGCCGATTCTTGGCAGATGGTCGCCAAGTCGCTGCGGCCGCTGCCCGTCGCTCATAAAGAGATGAGTGAAGAGGCGCGGGTACGCCAGCGCTATGTCGACCTGATCGTGCGTCCGCAGGCGCGGTCGGTGGCCCGGCAGCGCATTGCCGTTATCCGCGCCATCAGAAATGCACTGGAACGCCGCGGGTTCCTGGAGGTCGAAACTCCCATCCTGCAGACGCTGGCCGGCGGAGCTGCCGCGCGGCCGTTCATCACCCATTCGAATGCGCTCGACATCGACCTTTACCTGCGGATCGCGCCGGAACTGTTCCTCAAGCGCTGCATCGTCGGTGGTTTCGACAAGGTCTTCGAACTAAATCGGGTCTTCCGGAACGAGGGAACCGATTCGACGCATTCGCCGGAATTCTCGATGTTGGAGACCTACCAGACGTACGGGACCTACGACGATTCGGCAGTCGTCACGAGGGAGCTTATTCAAGAGGTAGCCGACGAGGCGATCGGTACCAGACAACTTCCGATGCCCGACGGCAGTGTGTACAACATCGACGGAGAATGGGCAACTCTGCAGATGTATTCTTCTCTGTCCAAAGCTCTGGGAGAAGAGATCACGCCCGAGACGTCGGTCGAACGGTTACGTGAGATCGCGACGCAACTCGACGTGGAGATTCCCGACAATCGTGGCTTTGGTCACGGCAAACTCGTGGAGGAACTCTGGGAGCACGCGGTCGGCAACACGTTGACCGCGCCCACATTTGTGAGGGATTTCCCGGTGGAGACGACGCCATTGACCCGACACCACCGCAGCACCCGCGGGGTAACCGAGAAGTGGGACCTATACGTGCGGGGAATGGAGCTGGCCACCGGGTACTCGGAATTAAACGACCCGGTCGTGCAGCGGGATAGATTTGCCGATCAGGCGCGCGCCGCAGCGGCCGGGGATGACGAGGCGATGCAACTTGACGAAGATTTTCTCGCTGCCCTGGAGTTCGGGATGCCGCCGTGCACGGGAACGGGAATGGGTATCGATCGGTTGCTGATGTGTTTGACCGGGCTGTCAATTAGGGAGACGGTATTGTTCCCGATTGTTCGTCCGCACTCCAACTGA